In Mycobacterium sp. JS623, one genomic interval encodes:
- the mshB gene encoding N-acetyl-1-D-myo-inositol-2-amino-2-deoxy-alpha-D-glucopyranoside deacetylase: MMRMESPRLLFVHAHPDDETLTTGATMAHYAARGAQVCVVTCTLGEEGEVIGERWAQLAVDHADQLGGFRIAELSAALSVLGLDGPVFLGGAGRWRDSGMEGTPPRRRQRFVDADPREAVGALVAIIRELRPHVVVTYDAKGGYGHPDHIHAHEVTMAAVAASGGADFAGEPWTVPKVYWTVMSTSAMAVGLEAIGDTPPEWLRVSIDQVPFGYPDDAIDAVIEVPDQLPAKVAALRAHATQVTVAPDGRSLALSNNIALPIGPIEHYILAAGSPGERDGRGWETDLLAGLNLE, translated from the coding sequence CTGATGCGAATGGAAAGCCCGCGGCTGTTGTTCGTCCATGCCCATCCCGACGACGAAACCCTGACGACGGGCGCGACGATGGCGCACTACGCCGCGCGCGGCGCTCAGGTCTGTGTCGTCACGTGCACGCTCGGCGAGGAAGGCGAGGTGATCGGCGAGCGTTGGGCGCAGCTGGCCGTCGACCACGCCGATCAGCTTGGTGGCTTCCGCATCGCGGAGCTGAGCGCTGCGCTGAGCGTGCTGGGCCTCGACGGTCCTGTGTTCCTCGGTGGGGCAGGACGCTGGCGTGACTCGGGAATGGAAGGCACGCCGCCGCGACGTCGGCAGAGATTCGTCGACGCCGATCCCCGCGAGGCCGTCGGCGCGCTCGTGGCGATCATTCGTGAGCTACGCCCGCACGTCGTCGTCACCTACGACGCCAAGGGCGGCTACGGACACCCCGACCACATCCACGCGCACGAAGTGACGATGGCTGCGGTCGCCGCATCGGGCGGTGCCGACTTCGCAGGCGAACCGTGGACGGTGCCGAAGGTGTATTGGACCGTGATGTCGACGTCCGCGATGGCCGTGGGGCTCGAGGCAATTGGGGACACCCCCCCGGAGTGGCTGCGGGTGTCGATCGACCAGGTGCCGTTCGGCTACCCCGACGACGCGATCGACGCGGTGATCGAAGTGCCAGACCAGCTGCCCGCGAAAGTCGCGGCGCTGCGCGCGCACGCCACCCAGGTCACCGTCGCGCCTGATGGCCGGTCACTGGCCCTGTCAAACAACATCGCGCTGCCGATCGGGCCGATCGAGCACTACATCCTCGCTGCGGGCAGCCCGGGCGAGCGCGACGGCCGCGGCTGGGAAACTGACCTGCTGGCGGGCCTTAACCTGGAATAG